A stretch of DNA from Sphingomonas ginsenosidivorax:
GAAGGCGCAGCGCCGCGTCTTCGCGGTCCCGTATCAGGGACAGGACCGTTTCCCGGCCTTCCTGTTTGACGCCGACGGCAAGCCGCTCCCCCTCATCAAGAAGATCCTAGACGTCCTGCCGGCGAGCCGGACGCAATGGCAGACCGCTTTCTGGTTCGTGTCGTCCAACTCCTGGCTCGGTGGTCCCGCGCCGCGGGAGATGCTCGAGAATGAAGCGGGTGTCCTTGAAGCCGCGGCGCACGAGAGCGACGAGATCAGCGGGTGATGGTGCTCGCGCCGACCGGTATCGTTCCCAAACCGCCAACTGCATTTGCGACCCACGTTACTGATCTGCCCGTGGGTGCGGTTCTCTGGCGCATCCACGCCGAGAAGCTTGCTGGCAACGTCTTCAATCCGGGTTTTGGCGCCTCCCGGTTTGCACCGATCGGACCCGTGCGCAAGCGCGTGCCGACCGCCTATGCCGCGCAAGAGTTCGAGGCGGCGGTGTACGAGACGATCTTCCACGATCTCGATCCCGCGCAGCCGTTCAAAACCTATCCCTTGAGCAAACTTGGGGAGGTCCGTTGCTCGGTGCTGCGGGTGACCAGTCCTTTGGCGCTACGCTCTTTCCTTGCGCCGGACCTGATGAAGCTGGGCCTCGCGCGGAACCAGCTGATCGATACGCCTGCGCACGAGTTCCCTGACACGCGGCGCTGGGCGGCCGCGCTTCACCGCAAGGATGTCGGCACACACGGGATGGTCTGGGAATCACGAGCTTATCCGTCATCATTGGCGATGATGTTCTTCGGCGATCGCTTGCCCTCCGGGGCGCTGAGCGTGGTCAGCTCGACCCGGATCGACGCCGATCCGGTGCTCGCAATGCGGTTCAGGGCACTTGCAGACCGTTCGGGTGTGACCCTAATCGTCTGAGACAACGCTCAACCACTCATGCGACTG
This window harbors:
- a CDS encoding RES family NAD+ phosphorylase; the protein is MVLAPTGIVPKPPTAFATHVTDLPVGAVLWRIHAEKLAGNVFNPGFGASRFAPIGPVRKRVPTAYAAQEFEAAVYETIFHDLDPAQPFKTYPLSKLGEVRCSVLRVTSPLALRSFLAPDLMKLGLARNQLIDTPAHEFPDTRRWAAALHRKDVGTHGMVWESRAYPSSLAMMFFGDRLPSGALSVVSSTRIDADPVLAMRFRALADRSGVTLIV